One region of Halomonas huangheensis genomic DNA includes:
- the glp gene encoding gephyrin-like molybdotransferase Glp, with product MNADVRGHECGCDTRHPHDKPLTDLFDARQQLLGLVTPSHGTESVSLAEASGRVLAEPIRARIDLPGVDNSAMDGYALRLSELSASDQPLPISVRIPAGIDPEPLAVGSCARIFTGAPIPPGADCVIPQEQVRIDEEGHVHCLAMPSAGQHIRHRGEEVQAGDPLLDAGTRLNAISCAMLASQGMHQLKVRRRVRVALLCTGSELVVPGTPLAAGQLYNSNATLLAAALKQQHAEVLDLGIVADRAEDMRQALLDASQMADLIVCSGGVSVGEEDHVRPCLEQLGAVHLHGIAIKPGKPFTFGHVGDSLANGTPVVALPGNPTAALLAWQLLGQLCLQRRQGMHCQSPPLQLKRWSVEAGFHKRANRHRRELLRVRIEPQRGIPRALLSGSQGSNMLQAAHAADGYLIVEPGEDILQGEHYGYLPTSQFLA from the coding sequence ATGAATGCCGATGTCAGGGGCCACGAGTGCGGGTGTGACACCCGCCATCCTCACGACAAGCCATTGACCGATCTGTTTGATGCCCGTCAGCAACTGCTTGGACTGGTCACTCCCAGCCATGGCACGGAAAGCGTTAGCCTCGCCGAGGCCAGCGGTCGCGTGCTGGCCGAACCGATCCGGGCACGCATCGACCTCCCCGGTGTCGACAACAGTGCCATGGACGGTTATGCCCTGCGTCTCTCGGAGCTGTCCGCCTCCGACCAGCCGCTACCGATCTCGGTACGGATACCGGCAGGCATCGATCCCGAACCGCTGGCAGTCGGCAGTTGCGCACGCATCTTTACCGGCGCCCCGATTCCACCAGGCGCCGACTGCGTAATTCCCCAGGAACAGGTGCGTATCGACGAGGAAGGCCATGTGCACTGCCTCGCGATGCCCAGTGCAGGTCAGCATATTCGACATCGCGGCGAGGAAGTGCAGGCAGGCGATCCTCTGCTTGACGCCGGTACCAGACTCAATGCAATCAGCTGCGCCATGCTGGCCAGCCAGGGAATGCATCAGTTGAAGGTACGCAGGAGGGTCCGAGTCGCGTTACTGTGCACCGGATCGGAGCTGGTCGTGCCAGGCACACCACTGGCTGCTGGGCAGTTGTACAACAGCAACGCCACCCTGCTGGCCGCCGCCTTGAAGCAACAGCACGCTGAGGTGCTCGACCTTGGCATCGTTGCCGACCGCGCCGAAGACATGCGTCAGGCGCTGCTGGATGCGAGCCAGATGGCGGACCTGATCGTATGCAGCGGCGGCGTCTCAGTCGGTGAAGAGGACCATGTACGTCCCTGCCTCGAGCAGCTAGGTGCTGTCCACCTACATGGCATCGCCATCAAACCCGGCAAGCCGTTCACCTTTGGCCATGTCGGCGATAGCCTGGCCAACGGCACCCCGGTCGTCGCCCTGCCCGGCAATCCCACTGCTGCACTGCTTGCCTGGCAATTGCTCGGTCAGCTCTGCCTGCAACGGCGTCAGGGTATGCATTGCCAGAGCCCACCGCTTCAACTCAAGCGATGGTCGGTGGAAGCCGGCTTCCACAAGCGAGCCAACCGCCACCGTCGCGAACTGCTGCGGGTCAGGATCGAGCCCCAACGTGGTATACCCCGCGCGCTACTGTCGGGAAGTCAGGGCTCCAACATGTTGCAAGCTGCCCATGCGGCAGACGGCTATCTGATCGTCGAGCCCGGTGAGGACATCCTACAGGGCGAGCATTACGGCTATCTGCCCACCAGCCAGTTCCTCGCCTGA
- the moaB gene encoding molybdenum cofactor biosynthesis protein B — MSHHSRQLDFIPLGIAVLTVSDTRTIAEDDSGALLIERLQNAGHQLVERSIVKDDIYHIRAMVSGWVIRDDIQVVLVDGGTGFTARDSTPEALMPLFDKVVEGYGELFRQISFQQIGTSTIQSRAVAGVIDQTLVFAMPGSPKACTTAWDEIIAAQLDARTRPCNFVAMVVKDSERCATRSPRSSQQPSEARS; from the coding sequence ATGTCCCACCATTCTCGCCAACTCGACTTCATTCCCCTCGGGATTGCGGTACTGACAGTATCCGACACCCGCACCATCGCCGAGGACGACAGCGGCGCATTGTTGATCGAACGGCTGCAGAATGCCGGTCATCAACTCGTCGAGCGCAGTATCGTCAAGGATGACATCTACCATATCCGCGCCATGGTCAGCGGCTGGGTGATTCGTGATGATATCCAGGTGGTGCTGGTCGATGGCGGGACAGGCTTTACCGCCCGAGACAGTACGCCTGAAGCGCTGATGCCCCTGTTCGACAAGGTCGTCGAGGGCTACGGCGAGCTGTTCCGACAGATTTCCTTCCAGCAGATCGGCACCTCGACCATCCAGTCACGAGCGGTAGCCGGTGTTATTGATCAGACGCTGGTATTTGCCATGCCCGGCTCGCCGAAGGCCTGCACAACCGCCTGGGACGAGATCATTGCTGCCCAGTTGGATGCGCGGACTCGTCCGTGCAACTTCGTCGCCATGGTGGTCAAGGACAGCGAGCGCTGTGCCACCCGCTCGCCACGATCTTCGCAACAGCCATCAGAGGCGCGGTCATGA
- a CDS encoding peptidylprolyl isomerase, whose translation MQTIPLENVPADGPSIRVGDVWVEPSAIAAEMQFHPAVDHEAAAQAAARALVIQQLLRQRAAELGDQPVVDISEADIAAMLEKELAIPESDDEACRRYYAAHPERFTTPPRYQVRHILLAAAPDDAEARDAEYHRAGELIEALQQNPQRFTELAMRHSRCPSSSDGGELGWLSPGQTVEELDRALSFLPEGLHERPLASRYGWHVVQIDAREEGTSQAFDQVIPRVQHELRELATRMALRHYLLALEAEIGVEGFSLAETDGALMQ comes from the coding sequence ATGCAGACCATCCCTCTGGAAAATGTGCCGGCCGATGGGCCGTCCATTCGAGTCGGAGACGTCTGGGTCGAACCGAGTGCCATAGCGGCGGAGATGCAGTTTCATCCCGCCGTTGACCACGAGGCTGCCGCACAGGCGGCAGCCCGTGCACTCGTGATCCAGCAGTTGCTGCGTCAGCGCGCCGCTGAGCTCGGCGACCAGCCCGTCGTGGATATCAGTGAAGCCGATATCGCGGCGATGCTTGAAAAGGAACTCGCGATCCCGGAATCGGATGATGAAGCCTGTCGGCGTTACTACGCCGCTCACCCCGAGCGCTTCACCACCCCTCCGCGCTATCAGGTTCGACATATTCTGCTCGCCGCCGCCCCGGATGATGCCGAGGCTCGCGATGCCGAATATCACCGTGCCGGTGAGCTGATCGAAGCCCTGCAGCAGAACCCTCAGCGCTTCACCGAACTGGCCATGCGCCACTCACGCTGCCCCTCGAGCAGCGATGGCGGTGAACTGGGCTGGCTGAGCCCAGGCCAGACGGTCGAGGAGCTGGACCGTGCACTGTCTTTCCTGCCGGAGGGGCTGCACGAACGACCGCTGGCCTCGCGTTATGGCTGGCATGTCGTGCAGATCGACGCCCGGGAAGAAGGCACGAGCCAGGCCTTCGACCAGGTTATCCCTCGCGTTCAGCATGAGCTGCGCGAACTCGCCACCCGCATGGCTCTGCGCCATTACCTGCTGGCGCTGGAAGCCGAAATCGGCGTCGAAGGCTTCTCGCTTGCCGAGACCGATGGCGCCCTCATGCAGTAA
- the narI gene encoding respiratory nitrate reductase subunit gamma, with translation MNYLHTLLFGLYPYLAGAVFIIASLVRFDHGQYTWKTGSSQMLSSKRMRLASPLFHIGILVIFFGHLVGLLTPHWVYAPFISPGNKQIMAILIGGIAGVMCLIGGAMLMYRRFTDPRVKASSSFSDNLIIVLLVAQVTLGLLTIPAALHHLDGGVMIKLAEWAQAIVFFQGNAASHLQGLGFIYHIHILLGLTIVLVFPFTRLVHVWSAPLGYLGRRYQIVRRRA, from the coding sequence ATGAATTACCTTCACACCCTGCTGTTCGGCCTCTACCCCTACCTGGCCGGCGCGGTCTTCATCATCGCCAGCCTGGTGCGCTTCGACCACGGCCAGTACACCTGGAAGACCGGCTCCAGCCAGATGCTGTCATCGAAGCGGATGCGCCTGGCCAGCCCGTTGTTCCATATCGGCATCCTGGTGATCTTCTTCGGCCATCTGGTCGGCCTGTTGACGCCGCACTGGGTCTACGCGCCCTTCATCAGCCCCGGCAACAAGCAGATCATGGCGATCCTGATCGGCGGTATCGCCGGTGTGATGTGCCTGATCGGCGGTGCGATGCTGATGTATCGTCGCTTCACCGATCCGCGGGTCAAGGCATCGTCCAGCTTCTCCGACAACCTGATCATCGTGCTGCTGGTCGCCCAGGTGACCCTCGGCCTGCTGACCATTCCTGCTGCCCTGCACCACCTGGATGGCGGCGTGATGATCAAGCTGGCGGAATGGGCCCAGGCGATCGTGTTCTTCCAGGGCAATGCTGCCTCTCATCTGCAAGGCCTCGGCTTCATCTACCACATCCATATCCTGCTCGGCCTGACCATCGTGCTGGTGTTCCCCTTTACCCGTCTGGTGCATGTATGGAGCGCACCGCTCGGCTATCTGGGACGCCGCTATCAGATCGTCAGACGTCGCGCCTGA
- the narJ gene encoding nitrate reductase molybdenum cofactor assembly chaperone produces the protein MADALARGMRALARLLDYPDAALIEALPEVGAAIEAMPLPATAPRQPLLAWCRQLASSDLLDSQAAYVAQFDRGRATSLLLFEHVHGESRDRGQAMVDLLAEYEAAGFVLGERELPDHLPLLLEFLSTRPEEDIARWIGEIRHILALLTARLEKHDCHQSLIPLTLLCMIGAEAEVDAHREQVSSEPADNTPAAIDAVWEEEAVRFSAESDQDCALQSAEGKRLAERSQQVHPETIRLPDVPPSTSIGGLS, from the coding sequence ATGGCTGATGCCCTCGCACGCGGCATGCGTGCGCTGGCCCGTCTGCTCGACTACCCCGACGCAGCGCTGATCGAAGCGCTGCCCGAGGTAGGCGCGGCAATCGAGGCCATGCCACTGCCCGCCACCGCACCCCGTCAGCCGTTGCTGGCGTGGTGCCGGCAACTGGCCAGCAGCGACCTTCTCGACAGCCAGGCGGCCTATGTCGCCCAGTTCGACCGTGGTCGCGCCACGTCACTGTTGCTGTTCGAGCATGTGCACGGCGAATCCCGTGATCGTGGTCAGGCGATGGTCGATCTGCTCGCCGAATACGAAGCCGCAGGCTTCGTGCTCGGTGAGCGCGAGCTGCCCGACCACCTGCCGCTGCTGCTGGAATTCCTGTCGACGCGGCCTGAGGAAGATATCGCACGCTGGATCGGTGAAATCCGCCATATCCTCGCCCTGCTCACCGCGCGTCTGGAAAAGCATGACTGCCATCAGTCGCTGATTCCGCTGACGCTGCTGTGCATGATCGGTGCCGAAGCCGAGGTCGATGCCCATCGCGAACAGGTCAGCAGCGAGCCGGCGGACAACACGCCTGCGGCCATCGATGCGGTCTGGGAAGAGGAAGCGGTGCGTTTCAGCGCCGAGTCCGATCAGGACTGTGCACTGCAGTCGGCAGAGGGCAAACGCCTCGCCGAACGCAGTCAACAGGTTCACCCCGAGACCATTCGCCTTCCCGACGTTCCGCCGTCCACCTCGATTGGAGGTCTATCATGA
- the narH gene encoding nitrate reductase subunit beta, whose amino-acid sequence MKIRSQVGMVLNLDKCIGCHTCSITCKNVWTSREGVEYAWFNNVETKPGVGYPKEWENQQRWKGGWMRKADGSIEPRIGGKWRVLANIFANPDLPEIDDYYEPFTFDYQHLHQAKQGQHQPTARPRSLISGQRMNKVEWGPNWEEILGTEFAKRRKDTNFDQIQADIYGEFENTFMMYLPRLCEHCLNPACVASCPSGAIYKREEDGIVLIDQDKCRGWRMCVSGCPYKKIYYNWKSGKSEKCIFCYPRIESGQPTVCSETCVGRIRYLGVLLYDADRIEEVAASSDERDLYQRQCDIFLDPFDPEVIAQAKRDGITDNVISAAQQSPVYKMAMDWKLALPLHPEYRTLPMVWYVPPLSPIQSAVDAGHIERKGILPDVESLRIPVKYLANMLTAGDEAPVVHALKRMIAMREYMRGKHVDGEVRQDVLDEVGLSEAQVEEMYRYLAIANYEDRFVIPTSHRELAREAFPERGGCGFSFGNGCQGGSDDTSLFGGRKQTTTLVKVEQYDPNHPEVNHG is encoded by the coding sequence ATGAAGATCCGTTCCCAGGTTGGCATGGTGCTCAACCTCGACAAGTGTATCGGCTGTCACACCTGCTCCATCACCTGCAAGAACGTGTGGACCAGTCGCGAAGGCGTCGAGTATGCCTGGTTCAACAACGTCGAGACCAAGCCCGGTGTCGGTTACCCGAAAGAGTGGGAAAACCAGCAGCGCTGGAAAGGCGGCTGGATGCGCAAGGCCGATGGCAGCATCGAGCCGCGTATCGGTGGCAAGTGGCGGGTACTGGCGAATATCTTCGCCAACCCTGATCTGCCGGAGATCGACGACTATTACGAGCCGTTTACCTTCGACTATCAGCACCTGCACCAGGCGAAACAGGGCCAGCACCAGCCGACGGCACGCCCGCGTTCGCTGATCTCCGGCCAGCGCATGAACAAGGTCGAATGGGGCCCGAACTGGGAGGAGATTCTCGGCACCGAGTTCGCCAAGCGCCGCAAGGACACCAACTTCGACCAGATCCAGGCCGACATCTATGGAGAGTTCGAGAACACCTTCATGATGTATCTGCCGCGCCTGTGCGAGCACTGCCTCAACCCGGCATGCGTGGCCTCGTGCCCGAGCGGCGCGATCTACAAACGCGAAGAAGACGGCATCGTACTGATCGACCAGGACAAGTGCCGTGGCTGGCGGATGTGTGTCTCCGGCTGCCCGTACAAGAAGATCTACTACAACTGGAAATCCGGCAAGTCCGAGAAGTGCATCTTCTGCTATCCGCGTATCGAATCCGGTCAACCCACCGTCTGCTCCGAGACCTGTGTCGGTCGTATCCGTTACCTCGGCGTGCTGCTCTATGATGCCGACCGTATCGAGGAAGTGGCTGCCTCCAGCGATGAGCGCGATCTGTATCAGCGCCAGTGCGATATCTTCCTCGATCCCTTCGATCCGGAAGTCATCGCCCAGGCGAAGCGCGACGGTATCACCGATAACGTGATCAGCGCCGCGCAGCAGTCGCCGGTCTACAAGATGGCCATGGACTGGAAACTGGCGCTGCCGCTGCACCCGGAATACCGCACCCTGCCGATGGTCTGGTACGTGCCGCCGCTGTCACCGATCCAGTCAGCCGTGGATGCCGGACACATCGAGCGCAAGGGCATCCTGCCCGACGTCGAGTCGCTGCGTATCCCGGTCAAGTACCTCGCCAATATGCTTACCGCAGGCGATGAGGCGCCGGTCGTTCATGCGCTCAAGCGCATGATCGCGATGCGCGAGTATATGCGTGGCAAGCATGTCGACGGTGAAGTGCGTCAGGACGTACTTGATGAAGTCGGACTCAGCGAGGCTCAGGTGGAAGAGATGTATCGCTACCTGGCCATTGCCAACTACGAGGATCGCTTCGTGATCCCCACCAGCCATCGCGAGCTGGCCCGCGAAGCCTTCCCCGAGCGTGGCGGCTGCGGCTTCTCGTTCGGCAATGGCTGTCAGGGCGGTTCCGACGACACCAGTCTGTTCGGTGGCCGCAAGCAGACCACCACCCTGGTCAAGGTTGAGCAGTACGACCCGAATCATCCGGAGGTGAACCATGGCTGA